In Streptomyces sp. NBC_00704, a genomic segment contains:
- a CDS encoding aminoglycoside phosphotransferase family protein, translating into MYAASSSVSAPPRSLHTRPGGGGPYLDPARSAGPALGAGPVRRPAGLGTQPLSGRLDLSGPQGAQLRTAIAAVHRICPEFTPVQVLRRSGRSVLLVGTTGRSTAVAKCLLDHSPVWAERVRHEIAAYRTFVRHRPPVRAPRLIAADPDNCTLVIERMPGRVAALQRHPTEAPPRADVRAALGAICRLNAWRPPAGTFDAPLDYAARISRYHELGLLTDRDLGDLQKLLHGIAAGAGRQGMGQFCHGDALLSNILLSPAGPVLVDWEHAGWYLPGYDLATLWSALADAPVARRQISQIAQSAGPAARDAFLVNLMLVLTREIRTYETAVQRSMHDAVPAAGHPGAVPSGEEQRLLLRRLHDDCQLARRAVRAAVGTR; encoded by the coding sequence ATGTACGCAGCATCGTCCTCCGTGTCCGCCCCGCCCCGGTCGCTGCACACCCGCCCGGGCGGCGGCGGCCCCTACCTGGACCCCGCACGGTCGGCGGGCCCCGCGCTCGGCGCGGGTCCGGTCCGCCGCCCCGCGGGGCTCGGCACGCAACCGCTCAGCGGAAGACTCGACCTGTCCGGCCCCCAGGGGGCCCAGCTGCGCACGGCGATCGCCGCGGTGCACCGGATCTGCCCGGAGTTCACCCCGGTCCAGGTGCTGCGCCGCAGCGGCCGCTCGGTCCTCCTGGTCGGCACGACGGGACGCAGCACGGCCGTCGCCAAGTGCTTACTGGACCACTCCCCCGTATGGGCGGAGCGCGTCCGGCACGAAATAGCCGCGTACCGCACGTTCGTCCGGCACCGCCCCCCCGTGCGGGCGCCGAGACTGATCGCGGCGGACCCGGACAACTGCACCCTGGTGATCGAGCGGATGCCGGGGCGGGTGGCGGCACTCCAGCGGCACCCCACCGAGGCCCCGCCGCGGGCCGACGTCCGCGCGGCGCTCGGCGCGATCTGCCGGCTCAACGCCTGGCGGCCGCCGGCCGGGACGTTCGACGCGCCCCTGGACTACGCGGCCCGCATCTCCCGCTACCACGAGCTGGGTCTGCTCACCGACCGCGACCTGGGCGACCTGCAGAAGCTGCTGCACGGCATCGCCGCGGGTGCGGGCCGGCAGGGCATGGGCCAGTTCTGCCACGGCGACGCCCTCCTGTCGAACATCCTCCTCTCACCGGCCGGTCCAGTGCTGGTGGACTGGGAGCACGCGGGCTGGTACCTGCCGGGCTACGACCTGGCGACGCTGTGGTCGGCGCTGGCCGACGCCCCGGTGGCGCGCCGTCAGATCAGTCAGATCGCCCAGTCGGCGGGACCCGCCGCACGGGACGCCTTCCTGGTGAACCTGATGCTGGTGCTGACCCGCGAGATCCGCACCTACGAGACCGCCGTGCAGCGTTCGATGCACGACGCGGTCCCGGCCGCGGGCCACCCGGGCGCGGTGCCGTCCGGCGAGGAACAGCGCCTGCTGCTGCGGCGGTTGCACGACGACTGCCAGCTGGCCCGCCGGGCCGTGCGCGCGGCGGTCGGCACCCGCTGA
- a CDS encoding thiolase domain-containing protein, with product MTREEPPGRRDVAVVAFAQTDVARTTDELSEVEMLMPVLHSVLERTGLKTADIDFTCSGSSDYLAGRAFSFTLALDGVGAWPPISESHVEMDGAWALYEAWTKLLTGDADTALVYSYGKSSPGSLRDVLTRQLDPYYVAPLWPDSVALAALQAQALIDAGDTDEPALAAIGARSRRTATLNSHAQLRGSVPQGDYAVRPLRTGDCPPVGDGAAAVVLAAGERARELCSRPAWIRGVDHRVEAHSLGVRDLTDSPSTRLAAQRAGAFDRPVDTAELHAPFSSQEVVLRKALRLDDSVRVNLSGGALAANPVMAAGLIRIGEAAARIHRGDSDRALAHATSGPCLQQNLVAVLEGEPR from the coding sequence GTGACCCGCGAGGAACCCCCCGGCCGCCGCGACGTCGCGGTGGTGGCCTTCGCCCAGACCGACGTCGCGCGCACCACCGACGAGCTCTCCGAGGTCGAGATGCTCATGCCGGTCCTGCACAGCGTCCTCGAGCGGACCGGCCTGAAGACCGCCGACATCGACTTCACCTGCTCCGGCTCCAGCGACTACCTCGCCGGCCGCGCCTTCTCCTTCACCCTCGCCCTCGACGGCGTCGGCGCCTGGCCCCCCATCTCCGAGTCCCACGTGGAGATGGACGGCGCCTGGGCCCTGTACGAGGCATGGACCAAACTGCTCACCGGCGACGCCGACACCGCCCTCGTCTACTCCTACGGCAAGTCCTCGCCCGGCTCCCTGCGCGACGTCCTCACCCGCCAGCTCGACCCGTACTACGTCGCCCCCCTGTGGCCCGACTCCGTCGCCCTCGCCGCACTCCAGGCGCAGGCGCTGATCGACGCCGGCGACACCGACGAGCCGGCCCTCGCCGCGATCGGCGCCCGCAGCCGGCGCACCGCCACCCTCAACTCCCACGCCCAGCTGCGCGGTTCCGTCCCGCAGGGCGACTACGCGGTACGGCCGCTGCGCACCGGGGACTGCCCGCCGGTCGGCGACGGGGCCGCCGCCGTCGTCCTCGCGGCGGGCGAACGGGCCCGCGAGCTGTGCTCGCGCCCCGCCTGGATCCGGGGCGTCGACCACCGCGTCGAGGCCCACTCGCTCGGCGTGCGCGACCTGACCGACTCGCCCTCCACCCGCCTCGCCGCGCAACGCGCGGGCGCGTTCGACCGGCCCGTCGACACCGCCGAACTGCACGCGCCGTTCAGCTCGCAGGAGGTCGTCCTGCGCAAGGCGCTGCGGCTGGACGACAGCGTCCGCGTGAACCTGTCCGGCGGCGCGCTCGCCGCCAACCCCGTGATGGCCGCCGGACTGATCCGCATCGGCGAGGCCGCCGCCCGCATCCACCGGGGCGACTCCGACCGCGCCCTCGCCCACGCCACCTCCGGCCCGTGCCTCCAGCAGAACCTGGTCGCCGTACTCGAAGGGGAACCGCGATGA
- a CDS encoding DUF397 domain-containing protein, with protein MAESTIQQQPLTGWDKPELDLSNAEWQSSSRGRGDVQIAFVEGFIAMRNSGSPQSPSLIFTPAEWGAFVSEARAGEFDLT; from the coding sequence GTGGCCGAGAGCACCATCCAGCAGCAGCCGCTCACGGGCTGGGACAAGCCGGAGCTGGACCTCAGCAACGCCGAGTGGCAGTCCAGCAGCCGGGGGCGGGGGGATGTCCAGATCGCCTTCGTCGAGGGGTTCATCGCGATGCGCAACAGCGGCAGCCCCCAGAGCCCCTCCCTGATCTTCACACCCGCCGAGTGGGGCGCGTTCGTGTCGGAGGCGCGGGCGGGAGAGTTCGACCTGACCTGA
- a CDS encoding crotonase/enoyl-CoA hydratase family protein, with amino-acid sequence MGGTEHLTVRREGATLVLTLNRPQARNALSLAMLVGLYDGWLEADEDDSVRSVVLTGAGGSFCAGMDLKALAGQGMEGEQYRHRLKADPDLHWKAMLRHHRPRKPVIAAVEGHCVAGGTEMLQGTDIRVAGDSATFGLFEVRRGLFPIGGSTVRLPRQIPRTHALEMLLTGRPYSAREAADIGLIGHVVPEGTALEKALEIADRVNSCAPLAVEAVKASVYESAELTETDGLAAELARGWPVFDTADAKEGARAFAEKRPPRYRRA; translated from the coding sequence ATGGGCGGTACCGAACACCTCACCGTGCGACGCGAGGGCGCCACGCTCGTGCTCACGCTCAACCGGCCGCAGGCCAGGAACGCGCTCTCGCTCGCCATGCTCGTCGGCCTGTACGACGGCTGGCTGGAGGCCGACGAGGACGACTCGGTCCGCTCCGTCGTCCTCACCGGCGCGGGCGGCTCCTTCTGCGCCGGCATGGACCTCAAGGCCCTGGCGGGACAGGGCATGGAGGGCGAGCAGTACCGCCACCGGCTCAAGGCCGACCCCGACCTGCACTGGAAGGCGATGCTGCGCCACCACCGCCCGCGCAAGCCGGTGATCGCCGCCGTCGAGGGCCACTGCGTCGCGGGCGGCACCGAGATGCTCCAGGGCACCGACATCCGCGTCGCCGGCGACTCCGCCACCTTCGGCCTCTTCGAGGTCCGGCGCGGACTCTTCCCGATCGGCGGCTCCACCGTGCGGCTGCCACGGCAGATCCCGCGCACCCACGCCCTGGAGATGCTGCTCACCGGACGCCCGTACAGCGCCCGGGAGGCCGCGGACATCGGCCTGATCGGCCATGTCGTACCGGAGGGAACGGCCCTCGAGAAGGCCCTGGAGATCGCCGACCGCGTCAACTCCTGCGCTCCGCTCGCCGTCGAGGCCGTCAAGGCGTCCGTGTACGAGAGCGCCGAACTCACCGAGACCGACGGCCTCGCCGCCGAACTCGCCCGCGGCTGGCCCGTCTTCGACACCGCCGACGCCAAGGAGGGCGCCCGCGCCTTCGCGGAGAAGCGCCCGCCCCGCTACCGGCGCGCATGA
- a CDS encoding DNA-binding protein NsdB — protein sequence MSGQPNTRLADLFGLAGWSKGELARLVNRQAAAMGHPQLSTDTSRVRRWIDTGEIPRDPVPRVLAALFTERLGRVVTMEDLGLVRHGRTGKRPGGGSAQHPDGMPWAPERTAAVLTEFTGMDLMLNRRGLVGAGAALAAGSALSSAMYEWLHTDPTLSADAPVIDHPLLHHADQAGSDRYEAAPIGTEEVDELELSVEVFRAWDAARGGGLQRKAVVGQLNEVGGILAYRHPAHLQRRLWGVAANLAVLAGWMSHDVGLEPTAQKYFVIAAHAAREGGDRPRAGEALSRAARQMVHLGRPDDALDLMKLAQSGSGDDVMPRTRAMFHTIEAWAQASMGKGQAMRRTLGRAEDLFVSDRGDVTPPSWMQTFKDEDLYGMQALAYRTLAEFEPQAAAHAQYYAEKALALRVDGRERSKIFDHLSMASACFIANDPEQADRFARLALMSMGSNSSRRTWDRLSQMYRLTAQYADSPRIGELREEIRLALPRQKGARPGDEARA from the coding sequence GTGAGCGGACAACCCAACACCCGCCTGGCGGACCTGTTCGGCCTGGCCGGCTGGTCCAAGGGCGAACTCGCGAGGCTGGTCAACCGGCAGGCGGCGGCCATGGGCCACCCCCAGCTGTCGACCGACACCTCCCGGGTGCGGCGATGGATCGACACGGGAGAGATCCCGCGCGATCCGGTGCCGCGGGTGCTGGCGGCCCTGTTCACCGAGCGTCTCGGCCGTGTCGTGACCATGGAGGACCTCGGTCTGGTCCGGCACGGGCGTACCGGGAAGCGGCCGGGCGGCGGGAGTGCGCAACATCCCGACGGCATGCCGTGGGCGCCCGAACGGACTGCCGCGGTCCTCACCGAATTCACGGGAATGGACCTCATGCTCAACCGACGCGGCTTGGTGGGCGCGGGTGCCGCGCTCGCCGCGGGATCAGCACTCAGCAGTGCCATGTACGAGTGGCTGCACACCGACCCCACGCTCTCCGCCGACGCTCCTGTCATCGACCACCCCCTCCTCCACCACGCCGACCAGGCCGGATCCGACCGCTACGAGGCAGCTCCCATCGGAACGGAGGAGGTCGACGAACTGGAGCTGTCCGTCGAGGTGTTCCGGGCCTGGGACGCGGCCCGCGGCGGCGGCCTCCAGCGCAAGGCCGTCGTGGGCCAGCTCAACGAGGTGGGCGGCATCCTCGCCTACCGTCACCCCGCCCATCTCCAGCGGCGCCTGTGGGGCGTCGCCGCCAACCTCGCGGTCCTCGCGGGCTGGATGTCGCACGACGTCGGTCTGGAGCCGACGGCCCAGAAGTACTTCGTCATCGCCGCCCATGCCGCCCGTGAGGGCGGCGACCGGCCGCGCGCCGGCGAGGCGCTGTCCCGGGCGGCCCGTCAGATGGTCCATCTCGGACGGCCCGACGACGCCCTGGACCTGATGAAACTGGCCCAGTCCGGTTCCGGCGACGACGTGATGCCGCGCACCCGGGCGATGTTCCACACCATCGAGGCCTGGGCACAGGCGTCGATGGGCAAGGGGCAGGCCATGCGCCGCACCCTGGGCCGGGCGGAGGACCTGTTCGTCTCCGACCGGGGCGACGTCACCCCGCCGTCCTGGATGCAGACCTTCAAGGACGAGGATCTGTACGGCATGCAGGCCCTGGCCTACCGCACGCTGGCCGAGTTCGAGCCGCAGGCGGCCGCGCACGCCCAGTACTACGCGGAGAAGGCCCTCGCGCTGCGCGTCGACGGCCGGGAGCGGTCCAAGATCTTCGACCATCTGTCCATGGCGTCCGCCTGTTTCATCGCCAACGATCCCGAACAGGCGGACCGGTTCGCACGGCTGGCCCTGATGTCGATGGGGTCGAACTCCTCCCGGCGTACCTGGGACCGGCTGAGCCAGATGTACCGGCTCACCGCGCAGTACGCCGACTCCCCGCGGATCGGCGAACTGCGCGAGGAGATCCGGCTGGCGCTGCCGAGGCAGAAGGGGGCGCGGCCCGGCGACGAAGCCCGGGCGTGA
- a CDS encoding Zn-ribbon domain-containing OB-fold protein, giving the protein MPEVLKAPLVVEFPFTRSLGPVQSAFLTGLRERVVLGVRTGDGRTLVPPVEYDPVTAEEIHDLVPVAPTGTVTTWAWNHAPRRGQPLATPFAWVLVRLDGADTALLHALDAPGPDAVRTGMRVRIRWAAERVGAITDIACFEPHTGEPEPPGGGLDALAHDPVTGIVAPARLDYTYSPGRAQSAYIAGLSARRTVGERCPSCRKVYVPPRGACPTCGVPTAERVEVGPRGTVTTFCIVNIKAKNLDIEVPYVYAHIALDGADLALHGRIGGIPYDQVRMGLRVEPVWTEGARHPDHYRPTGEPDADYDVYKELL; this is encoded by the coding sequence ATGCCCGAAGTCCTGAAAGCACCCCTGGTCGTCGAGTTCCCGTTCACCCGGTCCCTCGGCCCCGTGCAGAGCGCCTTCCTGACCGGGCTGCGCGAGCGCGTCGTCCTCGGCGTGCGCACCGGCGACGGCCGCACCCTCGTCCCGCCCGTCGAATACGACCCCGTGACCGCCGAGGAGATCCACGACCTCGTCCCGGTCGCGCCCACCGGCACCGTCACCACCTGGGCCTGGAACCACGCCCCCCGCCGCGGACAGCCCCTCGCCACCCCGTTCGCCTGGGTCCTGGTCCGCCTCGACGGCGCCGACACCGCCCTCCTGCACGCCCTCGACGCCCCCGGCCCCGACGCCGTCCGCACCGGCATGCGCGTCCGGATCCGCTGGGCCGCGGAACGCGTCGGCGCCATCACCGACATCGCCTGCTTCGAACCCCACACCGGCGAACCCGAGCCCCCCGGCGGCGGGCTCGACGCCCTCGCGCACGACCCGGTCACCGGCATCGTCGCCCCCGCCCGCCTCGACTACACCTACTCGCCCGGCCGCGCCCAGTCCGCCTACATCGCCGGCCTGTCCGCCCGGCGCACGGTCGGCGAACGCTGCCCCTCCTGCCGCAAGGTGTACGTCCCGCCCCGCGGGGCCTGCCCCACCTGCGGCGTCCCGACCGCGGAACGGGTCGAGGTGGGACCGCGCGGGACCGTCACCACCTTCTGCATCGTCAACATCAAGGCGAAGAACCTCGACATCGAGGTGCCCTACGTCTACGCCCACATCGCCCTCGACGGCGCCGACCTCGCCCTGCACGGACGCATCGGCGGCATCCCCTACGACCAGGTCCGCATGGGCCTGCGCGTCGAACCCGTCTGGACGGAAGGCGCCCGCCACCCCGACCACTACCGGCCCACCGGCGAACCGGACGCGGACTACGACGTCTACAAGGAGCTGCTGTGA
- a CDS encoding N-acetylmuramoyl-L-alanine amidase — protein MASAALLLPLCAASPAGAADPRPAPATGLQRAFAAAAAESHVPQSVLLGVSYLQSRWDAHAGAPSVTGGYGPMHLTDARTALTAASPRGRSARDMRGDSVRPTRRPARFPDVRVPSDAQLPARLKTLPKAARLTGLSPAALRTDPAANIAGGAALLAAAQRALGEPLSADPADWYGAVARFTGADDTATAAAYADDVYRVLRSGEARTTDAGQTVALAARPDLVPRTAPLHGAGLRTLAAADAECPATVSCEWIPAPHERFGADDYGNHDLADRPASPPVRYIVVHDTEGGWDGVLSSVQDPTYVSWNYSLRSTDGHIAQHVKAKDVAWHAGNWYVNSTSVGLEHEGFLARPDAWFTESMYRASARLVTYLAGKYGVPLDRQHILGHDNVPGPSSANIPGMHTDPGPFWDWRHYFELLGRPFEATPAGEGAMVTIRPDYAANRPAYTDCGGQGVACAAHGSGDVRLYSDHDEKSALVKDVGDGSAPTTGVNDVSSRASTGQQYAVADRWGDWTAIWYLGRKAWFRNPADRPAAVPATGRVVTPKEGRDSVPVYGRAYPEAGAYPAGVPVQALSPLPYTLPKGQKYVAGDEVPGEYYYAVTFDGAPHRLVTGAERYYEIQYGHRVAFVRASDVTVGPAT, from the coding sequence ATGGCGTCGGCGGCTCTGCTGCTCCCGCTGTGCGCGGCGTCCCCCGCCGGCGCCGCGGACCCCCGGCCCGCCCCGGCGACCGGCCTGCAACGGGCCTTCGCCGCCGCGGCCGCCGAGTCCCACGTGCCGCAGAGCGTGCTGCTGGGCGTCTCCTACCTCCAGTCGCGCTGGGACGCGCACGCGGGGGCGCCGAGCGTGACCGGCGGCTACGGCCCGATGCACCTCACCGACGCCCGTACGGCGCTCACGGCGGCCTCGCCGCGCGGCCGCAGCGCCCGTGACATGCGGGGCGACTCCGTCCGGCCGACGCGGCGTCCGGCGCGGTTCCCGGACGTCCGGGTCCCCTCGGACGCGCAGCTGCCGGCCCGGCTGAAGACGCTGCCGAAGGCGGCGCGGCTGACGGGCCTGAGCCCCGCGGCCCTGCGCACGGACCCGGCGGCCAACATCGCGGGCGGCGCGGCGCTCCTCGCCGCCGCCCAGCGCGCGCTGGGCGAGCCGCTCAGCGCCGACCCGGCGGACTGGTACGGCGCGGTGGCGCGCTTCACGGGCGCGGACGACACCGCGACGGCCGCCGCCTACGCCGACGACGTCTACAGGGTGCTCCGCAGCGGCGAGGCGCGCACCACGGACGCCGGCCAGACGGTCGCCCTGGCCGCGCGGCCGGACCTGGTCCCGCGGACGGCCCCGCTGCACGGGGCCGGTCTGCGCACGCTCGCCGCGGCCGACGCCGAGTGCCCGGCGACGGTGTCCTGCGAGTGGATCCCGGCGCCGCACGAGCGGTTCGGCGCGGACGACTACGGCAACCACGACCTGGCCGACCGGCCCGCCTCGCCCCCCGTCAGGTACATCGTCGTGCACGACACCGAGGGCGGCTGGGACGGCGTGCTGTCCTCGGTCCAGGACCCGACGTACGTGTCCTGGAACTACTCGCTGCGCTCCACCGACGGTCACATCGCCCAGCACGTCAAGGCGAAGGACGTGGCGTGGCACGCGGGCAACTGGTACGTCAACTCCACGTCGGTGGGCCTGGAGCACGAGGGCTTCCTCGCCCGGCCCGACGCCTGGTTCACGGAGTCCATGTACCGGGCCTCGGCGCGCCTGGTGACCTACCTGGCCGGCAAGTACGGCGTCCCGCTGGACCGGCAGCACATCCTGGGCCACGACAACGTGCCCGGCCCCAGCTCCGCGAACATCCCCGGGATGCACACCGATCCCGGCCCGTTCTGGGACTGGCGCCACTACTTCGAGCTGCTGGGCCGGCCGTTCGAGGCGACGCCCGCCGGCGAGGGGGCCATGGTGACGATCCGGCCCGACTACGCCGCCAACCGGCCTGCCTACACGGACTGCGGCGGCCAGGGCGTGGCGTGCGCGGCGCACGGTTCCGGCGACGTGCGGCTGTACTCCGACCATGACGAGAAGTCGGCCCTGGTGAAGGACGTCGGCGACGGCTCGGCGCCCACGACGGGCGTGAACGACGTCTCCTCACGGGCGTCGACCGGCCAGCAGTACGCGGTCGCCGACCGGTGGGGCGACTGGACGGCGATCTGGTACCTCGGCCGCAAGGCGTGGTTCCGCAACCCCGCCGACCGGCCGGCCGCCGTGCCCGCGACGGGCCGGGTGGTCACCCCGAAGGAGGGCCGCGACAGCGTGCCCGTGTACGGCAGGGCCTACCCCGAGGCGGGGGCCTATCCGGCGGGCGTGCCGGTCCAGGCGCTCTCGCCGCTGCCGTACACCCTGCCCAAGGGGCAGAAGTACGTGGCCGGGGACGAGGTGCCGGGCGAGTACTACTACGCGGTCACCTTCGACGGCGCCCCGCACCGGCTGGTCACCGGGGCCGAGCGGTACTACGAGATCCAGTACGGCCACCGGGTGGCGTTCGTGCGCGCCTCGGACGTGACGGTGGGCCCGGCGACGTAG
- a CDS encoding thiolase domain-containing protein, protein MSKEPVAVVGIGQTKHVAARRDVSMAGLVREAARRALDDAELSWTDVDAVVIGKAPDFFEGVMMPELYLADALGAVGKPILRVHTAGSVGGSTALVAANLVAARVHGTVLTLAFEKQSESNAMWGLSLPIPFQQPLLAGAGGFFAPHVRAYMRRSGAPDTVGSLVAYKDRRNALKNPYAHLHEHDITLAKVQASPMLWDPVRYSETCPSSDGACAMVLTDRAGAARAPRPPAWVLGGAMRSEPTLFAGKDAVSPQAGKDCAADVYRQAGITDPRRDIDAVEMYVPFSWYEPMWLENLGFAAEGEGWKLTEAGVTELDGDLPVNMSGGVLSTNPIGASGMIRFAEAALQVRGQAGEHQLERARRVLGHAYGGGSQFFSMWLVGDRPPMS, encoded by the coding sequence ATGAGCAAGGAGCCCGTGGCCGTCGTCGGCATCGGCCAGACCAAGCACGTCGCGGCCCGCCGGGACGTCTCGATGGCCGGACTGGTCCGCGAGGCGGCCCGGCGCGCCCTCGACGACGCCGAGCTGTCCTGGACCGATGTCGACGCCGTCGTCATCGGCAAGGCCCCCGACTTCTTCGAGGGCGTCATGATGCCCGAGCTGTACCTCGCCGACGCGCTCGGCGCGGTGGGCAAGCCGATCCTGCGCGTGCACACGGCCGGCTCGGTCGGCGGATCCACCGCCCTGGTCGCCGCGAACCTGGTCGCCGCCCGCGTCCACGGCACCGTGCTCACCCTGGCCTTCGAGAAGCAGTCCGAGTCCAACGCCATGTGGGGACTGTCCCTGCCCATTCCCTTCCAGCAGCCCCTGCTCGCCGGAGCCGGCGGCTTCTTCGCCCCGCACGTGCGCGCGTACATGCGGCGCAGCGGCGCCCCCGACACCGTCGGCTCGCTCGTGGCGTACAAGGACCGCCGCAACGCGCTGAAGAACCCCTACGCCCACCTCCACGAGCACGACATCACGCTGGCGAAGGTCCAGGCCTCGCCCATGCTCTGGGACCCCGTCCGCTACTCCGAGACCTGCCCCTCCTCCGACGGGGCCTGCGCGATGGTGCTCACCGACCGGGCCGGCGCCGCCCGCGCACCCCGCCCGCCCGCCTGGGTGCTCGGCGGCGCGATGCGCAGCGAACCGACCCTCTTCGCCGGCAAGGACGCCGTCTCGCCGCAGGCCGGCAAGGACTGCGCCGCCGACGTCTACCGCCAGGCCGGGATCACCGACCCGCGCCGCGACATCGACGCCGTCGAGATGTACGTGCCGTTCTCCTGGTACGAGCCGATGTGGCTGGAGAACCTCGGCTTCGCCGCCGAGGGGGAGGGCTGGAAGCTCACCGAGGCCGGGGTCACCGAGCTGGACGGCGACCTGCCCGTCAACATGTCGGGCGGTGTCCTGTCCACCAATCCGATCGGCGCCTCCGGCATGATCCGCTTCGCGGAGGCCGCCCTCCAGGTACGCGGGCAGGCCGGGGAACACCAGCTGGAGCGGGCCCGCAGGGTGCTGGGCCACGCCTACGGCGGCGGTTCGCAGTTCTTCTCCATGTGGCTGGTGGGGGACCGGCCGCCGATGTCCTGA
- a CDS encoding PP2C family protein-serine/threonine phosphatase — MPPHVSADRSAAQPPGRGPVDALITQTRRLKGDMDAVRPAAPGDQADPRGRWQRALYELARHQLDDLDAHLAQLRDGPPPTPAVRTAPAAPAADRRESLLSRVGSAEWNLLTDEALWSEELCRILGRDPAAPALTLDELPSLVLEEDRPKLTSMVTGCLVDARPIDGEFRVVRPDGEPRTVHMMGEPVLDAEGGTASMWAVLRDVSELRRSQRAVRESRDSLQRQRQHDRAEQRLAAELREAVLPSWRGPLNLPGGSDGSLDLAARRLPAATAAPSGGDWYDALELPGGRTLLGVGDLTGHGPAVTSHTAMLLGALRGMAMAGTGPGQLLAWLNQLLDATVQPALAGALCCHYRPDTRTLTWAQAGHPAPLLFRAGTGRRLDAPRGVLLGAASRAVYGQAEETLEEGDVLLLHTESLSADRLLGLAPRLDGARTAQDCLRTVVEECGETGRDHDACVLVARVAR, encoded by the coding sequence ATGCCGCCCCATGTCTCCGCGGACCGCTCAGCCGCCCAGCCGCCAGGACGCGGCCCGGTGGACGCGCTGATCACGCAGACGCGACGACTCAAGGGCGACATGGACGCCGTCCGGCCGGCCGCCCCGGGCGACCAGGCGGACCCCCGAGGCCGCTGGCAACGCGCGCTCTACGAACTCGCCCGGCACCAACTCGACGACCTCGACGCGCACCTGGCCCAGTTACGGGACGGGCCCCCGCCCACGCCGGCCGTCCGCACCGCGCCCGCCGCACCGGCGGCCGACCGGCGCGAGTCTCTCCTCAGCCGGGTCGGCAGCGCCGAATGGAACCTGCTCACGGACGAGGCCCTCTGGTCCGAGGAGCTCTGCCGCATCCTCGGCCGCGACCCCGCCGCCCCCGCCCTCACCCTGGACGAACTGCCCTCGCTCGTCCTGGAGGAGGACCGGCCGAAGCTGACCTCGATGGTCACCGGCTGCCTGGTCGACGCCCGGCCCATCGACGGCGAGTTCCGCGTCGTCCGCCCGGACGGCGAGCCGCGCACCGTGCACATGATGGGCGAGCCCGTGCTCGACGCCGAGGGCGGCACCGCCTCCATGTGGGCGGTCCTGCGCGACGTCAGCGAACTGCGCCGCAGCCAGCGGGCGGTGCGCGAGAGCCGCGACTCCCTCCAGCGGCAGCGACAGCACGACCGGGCCGAGCAACGGCTCGCGGCCGAACTGCGCGAGGCGGTCCTGCCGTCCTGGCGCGGCCCGCTGAACCTGCCCGGCGGGAGCGACGGCTCCCTGGACCTCGCCGCCCGCCGGCTGCCCGCCGCGACGGCCGCGCCGTCCGGCGGCGACTGGTACGACGCCCTCGAACTGCCCGGCGGCCGCACGCTGCTCGGCGTCGGCGACCTCACCGGCCACGGCCCGGCCGTCACCTCCCACACCGCGATGCTGCTGGGCGCCCTGCGCGGCATGGCCATGGCGGGCACCGGGCCCGGCCAACTCCTGGCCTGGCTGAACCAGTTGCTGGACGCCACCGTCCAACCCGCCCTGGCCGGCGCCCTGTGCTGCCACTACCGGCCGGACACCCGCACCCTGACATGGGCGCAGGCCGGACACCCCGCCCCGTTGCTGTTCCGGGCCGGGACCGGGCGCCGGCTGGACGCGCCGCGGGGCGTACTCCTCGGGGCCGCCTCACGCGCCGTCTACGGGCAGGCCGAGGAGACCCTCGAAGAGGGCGACGTGCTCCTGCTGCACACCGAGAGCCTGTCCGCCGACCGCCTCCTCGGCCTCGCCCCCCGCCTGGACGGAGCGCGCACCGCACAGGACTGCCTGCGGACGGTCGTGGAGGAGTGCGGCGAGACCGGACGCGACCACGACGCCTGCGTGCTCGTCGCCCGCGTCGCCCGCTGA